CTAGTTATACACTTGCTCCTATCTTTGGAACCACCACTTCTGCctctaaaataaattttaatagatgTTCTTGAATTTTAAAGGTTGTAATAGAATTGTCTTTgaacttaaaagtgtaacataAAATCTCTTGGATTTTGAAATTTTTTACAATAAAATGTTTTTGACTCCTAATAGCTGGTTTATACAATTTAGAATAGCGGTGATATGAACAATTCTCTCTCATCTATATGACGACAAACagataaaattttcttcatgTATTAACCATTAAAGAATCTCAACTGTAACAAAAAATGAAACTCTAAATGTATGACACCTAATTAGAGGGACTTTATCTTCGAAAAACAACAGTTGTCACGTTATTGCCACTATTGATTATTCATATCAGCGTGTTATTTATAAATTGACTATTGagaattaaaagaattttattatgcaaaatttcaaaatttataaaattttatattatatttttaagtttagGCCTCTAAAATTCAAGACAACTCATGAAATTTATCCTGTATCTCTCTGAACCTAGCAATTTTTACTCCTGTCTTTCCTTTAGTTTAGCTCTTTCACCTACTAGAAATTGGTTCCACATCAGTTTCCTAGCACACAACACCACAAGTCCTATCGTTTCAATTAACATGTATCCATGACTCACCACTAAACCTAGTGCCACTATTCCGAATAGCAAACGCTGGCGACAGAGCTTTGATGATCAGAATCTTGAGTGGATTCAAAATCATCATGTCCCACTCTTCGTCGTAAGTTAGCGTTTTGGTGGGGAGAGATTTATTAAGGTTTCTGGTGTCATTCCAGTGATacaaagactaaagctgatgttaAATGAAATTTACGTGTATTCAGAAATTATTGTACAAGGGAATTGTCTTTGAATTAGACTCTACTACTGCATTAGATTGGGTTAATGACTTGGGGCAAAAGACCATCGAATTTGTAAAATATTGTCAATATCATTGATTGCCTTAAGCCACTTATACAATGCTACTTCTTTCATTTCAATCCTTGAGAATTTAATGGGCTTGCAGACTCACTTGCAAAAGAAACCGCTAGAAGATCTTCATATTTCATTGCTCGGCTTGATAATGATCCTGGACCAATCACATAAGGTTTTGCTAGAAATATAGAATGTTTTTTATGGAGTTGCTGCTCACATTTTGTATTATCGCTGCATTGCTTGTTATGTATTTTTCAGGATTTTTCACTTAACTTACAAGTCTCGTGTAGGGtgtttttgagttaatttaagaCTTGTCACGTCaaaattttcctctttttttaataaaattaatttaaagctaCCAATGAGCTTTTAACTTAATAATATTAGACGTGAATTGTACTAAAAAAATAACTCAgggttaaaaaaaagaaaaaaaaatgcagaaATTTGATTATTTTGGTTTCTTTAGGCGCTAGAGTTTTAATCAAGATTTCTAATTATTCATTTAAGTCAGAAAGCATTAATTATAACATACAAGACATATTCAAGGGAATAGGCGGATGAGAAAAGGCTCCTGTAGAAATTTGATCAAAAACAAACTTGTTGGCTGCCTCAGTATAGTGAATTCCATCCCAATTTACTCGAACTGATGGACGATCACATGAACCTACAACTACTTCACTTCCATTCACTATAATTTTTTCTCCACATCCTGCACTATCGTTGAAGTTGTACATTCCCCCATACCCACAACATGCTATTAGTGGAAGCTCAAAACCTGCACAAATTAATCAAATTCAATACAAAATaagattaatatattatgttttttcAACTTCTAATTTATTCTATTGGAGAATTTACCATGTTTTTTGGGTGAGCTGAATAAAGAGTACTTGACAGAATAGACATCAACATATATGAATGCAGCCGAAGGAAAATTCTTCCTGAGTTGAATTATGGACTCATTCAACTTTGCATTAAAAAACTGAGCTACTTCATTGTAAGGTTTTGCACAGCCTGCATCGTCCTTTTCTGCAGGAAAATTAGCTAAAATATAAGGAAGACAACCAATTGGTCCTGTGTTGTGAATCCAAAATGTTCTGGCTCCCAAGTCGTAGATATTCTGCATCAAACACACACCATTGATAaccttaatttaaaaataaaaaaaaggcatCAAGTGTTATATATAATACCTCAATATTTGCTGAGAACCTGTTCACAATATCCGGGACAGATGCAATCACTTCCTCAATTGTCAAATTGCTCAACAATCCATCTCCAATATCATTTTGACCAATATCGAATGTGTACAAAGCTTTTGGAAAATATTCTTCCTTTGGCATCAATTTTGCAAATACACCGCCTTTCAtgcaaatatattaatatatattagagGGCTTGTGATCTAGAGGTCATGAGTTCGAGCTATGAAAATAGCCTCTACAAAGCAGGCTAAAGCTGAGAACAACAACCCTCCTAAGTGTGTGGGATGTTTTGTGCATTAGGTCACTTTCTTATGTCTTAAAAAGTAGGAAATTAATGCATATAAAACATATCTACCTTGTTTCCTTATCATTTGTGATTTGAGCTTAAATTGCAAGAATTGCAGGAATTGCACGTCAAGAGAGAATGGACTAGATATACCATGAGGTATAATACTAAATGGTATTCTGATGGTGGATCCTGCGGCTGCAAAATTCGCCCCACGGCTGAAGTTTGT
This is a stretch of genomic DNA from Hevea brasiliensis isolate MT/VB/25A 57/8 chromosome 12, ASM3005281v1, whole genome shotgun sequence. It encodes these proteins:
- the LOC131171372 gene encoding esterase-like — protein: MHNTAFILQLSLSQFCFAINMEFSGTNNSYFITFSSFFILFVAFATILNPIFALKSCEFPAIFNFGDSNSDTGAMPAAFIPPNPPYGETYFHMPAGRYSDGRLIIDFITKSLNHPYMSAYLDSMGTNFSRGANFAAAGSTIRIPFSIIPHGISSPFSLDVQFLQFLQFKLKSQMIRKQGGVFAKLMPKEEYFPKALYTFDIGQNDIGDGLLSNLTIEEVIASVPDIVNRFSANIENIYDLGARTFWIHNTGPIGCLPYILANFPAEKDDAGCAKPYNEVAQFFNAKLNESIIQLRKNFPSAAFIYVDVYSVKYSLFSSPKKHGFELPLIACCGYGGMYNFNDSAGCGEKIIVNGSEVVVGSCDRPSVRVNWDGIHYTEAANKFVFDQISTGAFSHPPIPLNMSCML